From the Amycolatopsis thermoflava N1165 genome, one window contains:
- a CDS encoding alpha-hydroxy acid oxidase, whose protein sequence is MTRRRLPRPSELQQILRPKPVKLNPTDRRLSNAHTIADLRTIARRRTPRAVFDYTDGAAELEDSLRRARQAFRSVEFHPNVLRGVSDVDTSVAVLGEQSALPFAFAPTGFTRMMHHEGERAVVRVAQRERIPYALSTMGTTSIEDVAKAAPHARKWFQLYVWRDHAAGAELMRRAEESGYDTLLLTVDTPVAGARMRDVRNGLTIPPTLTLRTFLDGATHPAWWFNLLTTEPLEFASFGSWDGTVAELINALFDPTLSFDDLAWVRETWKGKLVVKGIQNPDDARDVVKHGADAVVLSNHGGRQLDRAPTPLELLTPTLDAVGGDAEVWVDTGILSGGDIVAAMARGASMCLIGRAYLYGLMAGGERGVQRCVDILRQEIIRTMQLLGVRTIDALQPTHATVR, encoded by the coding sequence ATGACGCGACGCCGCCTGCCGAGGCCCAGTGAGCTGCAGCAGATCCTGCGACCGAAACCGGTGAAGCTCAACCCGACCGATCGCCGCCTGTCGAACGCCCACACGATCGCCGACCTGCGCACCATCGCGCGCAGGCGGACGCCGCGGGCGGTGTTCGACTACACCGACGGTGCCGCGGAGCTCGAAGACAGCCTGCGCCGCGCCCGGCAGGCGTTCCGCAGCGTGGAGTTCCACCCCAACGTGCTCCGCGGGGTGTCCGATGTGGACACCAGTGTGGCGGTGCTCGGCGAGCAGTCGGCGTTGCCGTTCGCGTTCGCGCCGACCGGTTTCACGCGGATGATGCACCACGAGGGTGAACGCGCGGTGGTCCGGGTGGCGCAGCGGGAACGCATCCCGTACGCGTTGTCGACGATGGGGACGACGTCGATCGAGGACGTCGCGAAGGCCGCCCCGCACGCGCGGAAGTGGTTCCAGCTCTACGTGTGGCGCGACCACGCAGCGGGCGCGGAGCTGATGCGACGGGCGGAGGAAAGCGGTTACGACACGCTGTTGCTGACCGTGGACACCCCGGTGGCCGGCGCGCGGATGCGGGACGTGCGCAACGGCCTGACCATCCCGCCGACGCTGACGCTGCGCACGTTCCTGGACGGCGCGACGCACCCCGCGTGGTGGTTCAACCTGCTCACGACGGAGCCGCTGGAGTTCGCGTCGTTCGGTTCGTGGGACGGCACCGTCGCGGAGCTGATCAACGCCCTCTTCGACCCGACGCTCAGCTTCGACGACCTGGCGTGGGTGCGGGAAACCTGGAAGGGCAAGCTGGTCGTCAAGGGGATCCAGAACCCGGACGACGCACGGGACGTGGTGAAACACGGCGCGGACGCGGTGGTGCTGTCCAACCACGGCGGCCGCCAGCTCGATCGAGCGCCCACCCCGCTGGAACTGCTGACCCCCACGCTGGACGCAGTGGGCGGCGACGCGGAAGTGTGGGTGGACACCGGAATCCTCTCCGGCGGCGACATCGTGGCCGCGATGGCGCGGGGCGCGTCGATGTGCCTGATCGGCCGGGCGTACCTGTACGGCCTCATGGCCGGAGGCGAACGGGGAGTCCAGCGCTGCGTGGACATCCTGCGACAGGAAATCATCCGCACCATGCAGCTACTGGGCGTGCGAACGATCGACGCCCTACAACCAACCCACGCCACCGTGCGGTAA
- the aceE gene encoding pyruvate dehydrogenase (acetyl-transferring), homodimeric type has product MAPQNDQAAGTGASTDRAPARVRVIRDGLAAHLPDIDPEETAEWLDSFDEALARGGQQRARYLMLRILERARERNVGVPPLTATDYVNTIPTENEPWFPGDEEIERRYRAYIRWNAAIMVHRAQRPGVSVGGHISTYASSAALYEVGFNHFFRGKDHSGGGDHVFIQGHASPGIYARAYLEGRLNEQQLDGFRQELSHAGEGGGLPSYPHPRLMPGFWEYPTVSMGLGPMNAIYQARFNRYLRDRGIKDTSDQHVWAFLGDGEMDEPESRGLIHVAAGEGLDNLTFVINCNLQRLDGPVRGNGKIIQELEAYFRGAGWNVIKVIWGREWDALLHADRDGALVNLMNQTPDGDYQTYKANDGAYVREHFFGRDPRTKDLVKDMSDADIWNLKRGGHDYRKVYAAYKAAMEHHGQPTVILAHTIKGYGLGPAFEGRNATHQMKKLTLDDLKLFRDAQRIPISDEELERDPKLPPYYHPGANSPEIEYMVGRRKTLGGFVPERRNRAKPLVLPGDKVYEAIRKGSGKQEVATTMAFVRLVRELAKDAEIGHRIVPIIPDEARTFGLDSMFPTAKIYNPHGQTYTSVDANLMLAYKESEHGQLLHEGINEAGSTSSFTAVGTSYATHGEPMIPIYIFYSMFGFQRTGDGLYAAADQMARGFVLGATAGRTTLTGEGLQHADGHSLLLAHTNPAVVAYDPAWSFEIAHIVKDGLRRMYGEGGPDGNGENVFYYMTVYNEPYRQPAEPENLDVEGLLKGLYRYAEAPSGDGPEAQILVSGVTMPDALKAQTMLAEEWGVRAAVWSATSWSELRREAVEIDRDNLLHPGDSPRVPYVTEALSGATGPVVAVSDWMRAVPDLIRPWVPTDMVTLGTDGFGFSDTRPAARRHFLVDAESITVATLAALAKRGEVAQEKVVEAARKYRIHDVSAAGPQLTDAGNA; this is encoded by the coding sequence TTGGCCCCCCAGAACGACCAGGCCGCAGGCACCGGCGCCAGCACCGATCGGGCCCCGGCCCGGGTCCGCGTCATCCGTGACGGATTGGCGGCCCACCTGCCCGACATCGACCCCGAGGAGACAGCCGAGTGGCTGGACTCGTTCGACGAGGCACTCGCCCGGGGCGGCCAGCAGCGGGCTCGCTACCTGATGCTGCGGATCCTGGAGCGCGCCCGCGAGCGCAACGTCGGTGTCCCGCCGCTGACCGCGACGGACTACGTCAACACCATCCCCACGGAGAACGAGCCGTGGTTCCCCGGCGACGAGGAGATCGAGCGCCGCTACCGGGCCTACATCCGCTGGAACGCGGCGATCATGGTGCACCGCGCCCAGCGCCCCGGCGTCAGTGTCGGCGGCCACATCTCCACGTACGCGTCGTCGGCGGCGCTCTACGAGGTGGGCTTCAACCACTTCTTCCGGGGCAAGGACCACTCCGGCGGCGGTGACCACGTCTTCATCCAGGGTCACGCCTCCCCGGGCATCTACGCCCGCGCCTACCTGGAGGGCCGTCTCAACGAGCAGCAGCTCGACGGCTTCCGCCAGGAGCTGTCGCACGCCGGCGAGGGCGGCGGCCTGCCGTCGTACCCTCACCCGCGGCTGATGCCGGGCTTCTGGGAGTACCCGACCGTGTCCATGGGCCTGGGCCCGATGAACGCGATCTACCAGGCCCGGTTCAACCGGTACCTGCGCGACCGCGGCATCAAGGACACCTCCGACCAGCACGTGTGGGCGTTCCTCGGCGACGGCGAGATGGACGAGCCGGAGTCGCGGGGCCTCATCCACGTGGCCGCGGGCGAGGGCCTGGACAACCTGACCTTCGTCATCAACTGCAACCTGCAGCGGCTCGACGGCCCGGTGCGCGGCAACGGCAAGATCATCCAGGAGCTCGAGGCGTACTTCCGCGGCGCGGGCTGGAACGTGATCAAGGTCATCTGGGGCCGCGAGTGGGACGCGCTGCTGCACGCCGACCGCGACGGCGCGCTGGTCAACCTGATGAACCAGACGCCGGACGGTGACTACCAGACCTACAAGGCCAACGACGGCGCCTACGTCCGGGAGCACTTCTTCGGCCGCGACCCGCGGACGAAGGACCTGGTCAAGGACATGAGCGACGCCGACATCTGGAACCTCAAGCGCGGCGGCCACGACTACCGCAAGGTGTACGCAGCGTACAAGGCGGCGATGGAGCACCACGGCCAGCCGACGGTGATCCTGGCCCACACCATCAAGGGCTACGGCCTCGGCCCGGCGTTCGAGGGCCGCAACGCCACGCACCAGATGAAGAAGCTCACGCTGGACGACCTGAAGCTGTTCCGGGACGCGCAGCGCATCCCGATCAGCGACGAGGAGCTGGAGCGCGACCCGAAGCTGCCGCCGTACTACCACCCGGGCGCGAACTCGCCCGAGATCGAGTACATGGTCGGCCGCCGCAAGACCCTCGGCGGGTTCGTGCCGGAGCGGCGCAACCGGGCCAAGCCGCTGGTGCTGCCGGGCGACAAGGTGTACGAGGCCATCCGGAAGGGCTCCGGCAAGCAGGAGGTCGCCACCACGATGGCGTTCGTGCGGCTGGTGCGCGAGCTGGCCAAGGACGCCGAGATCGGCCACCGCATCGTGCCGATCATCCCGGACGAGGCCCGCACGTTCGGCCTGGACTCGATGTTCCCGACGGCGAAGATCTACAACCCGCACGGGCAGACCTACACGTCGGTGGACGCCAACCTGATGCTGGCGTACAAGGAGTCCGAGCACGGCCAGCTGCTGCACGAGGGCATCAACGAGGCCGGGTCGACGTCGTCGTTCACGGCGGTGGGCACGTCCTACGCCACGCACGGCGAGCCGATGATCCCGATCTACATCTTCTACTCGATGTTCGGGTTCCAGCGCACGGGCGACGGCCTGTACGCGGCGGCGGACCAGATGGCGCGTGGTTTCGTGCTGGGTGCCACCGCGGGCCGCACCACGCTGACCGGTGAGGGCCTGCAGCACGCCGACGGGCATTCGCTGCTGCTGGCGCACACCAACCCGGCCGTGGTGGCCTACGACCCGGCGTGGTCGTTCGAGATCGCCCACATCGTCAAGGACGGCCTGCGCCGCATGTACGGCGAGGGCGGCCCGGACGGCAACGGCGAGAACGTCTTCTACTACATGACGGTCTACAACGAGCCGTACCGGCAGCCGGCCGAGCCGGAGAACCTCGACGTCGAGGGGCTGCTCAAGGGCCTGTACCGGTACGCGGAGGCGCCGTCGGGCGACGGTCCGGAGGCGCAGATCCTGGTGTCCGGCGTGACGATGCCGGACGCGCTCAAGGCGCAGACGATGCTGGCCGAGGAGTGGGGCGTGCGCGCGGCCGTGTGGTCGGCGACGTCGTGGTCGGAGCTGCGGCGCGAGGCCGTGGAGATCGACCGGGACAACCTGCTGCACCCGGGCGACTCGCCGCGCGTGCCGTACGTGACGGAGGCCCTGTCCGGCGCGACCGGCCCGGTCGTGGCGGTGTCGGACTGGATGCGCGCGGTGCCCGACCTGATCCGCCCGTGGGTGCCGACCGACATGGTCACCCTGGGCACCGACGGGTTCGGCTTCTCCGACACGCGTCCGGCGGCGCGGCGGCACTTCCTGGTCGACGCCGAGTCGATCACGGTCGCCACGCTGGCCGCGCTCGCCAAGCGCGGTGAGGTCGCGCAGGAGAAGGTAGTCGAGGCTGCCCGGAAGTACCGGATCCACGACGTGTCCGCCGCCGGTCCGCAGCTGACCGACGCCGGGAACGCCTGA
- a CDS encoding DUF3052 domain-containing protein, whose amino-acid sequence MVAAGDAEYSSVAERLGIKPDMVVQEIGWDEDVDDDLRAAIEEHIGGDLLDEDADEVIDVVLLWWREDDGDLVDAIMDARSPLDENGIIWVLTPKTGQPGHVEPSEIAEAVPTVGLAQTSNISVGPNWAGTKLVPPKSKSKQR is encoded by the coding sequence GTGGTCGCCGCTGGAGACGCTGAGTACAGCAGCGTCGCCGAGAGGCTTGGCATCAAGCCGGACATGGTTGTTCAGGAGATCGGGTGGGACGAGGACGTCGACGACGACCTGCGTGCCGCGATCGAAGAACATATCGGCGGCGATCTCCTCGACGAGGACGCCGACGAGGTCATCGACGTGGTTCTGCTGTGGTGGCGGGAGGACGACGGGGACCTGGTCGACGCGATCATGGACGCCCGGTCGCCCCTCGACGAGAACGGCATCATCTGGGTCCTGACGCCCAAGACCGGGCAGCCGGGGCACGTGGAGCCGAGTGAGATCGCCGAGGCGGTGCCCACCGTCGGGCTCGCGCAGACCTCCAACATCAGCGTCGGCCCGAACTGGGCCGGGACCAAGCTGGTGCCGCCGAAGTCGAAGTCGAAGCAGCGCTGA
- a CDS encoding peroxiredoxin: MAVEVGSAAPDFTLNDYNKQPVTLSSFQGDKPVLLVFYPFAFSGICQGELCQLRDEFAEYDGQGVQVLGVSVDTPFSLKAWAEQQGYQFPLLSDFWPHGEVAKLYGVFNEGAGLANRGTFLIDKGGVVRYAEVNQPGEPRDQLAWKRAVAELPE, encoded by the coding sequence ATGGCGGTCGAGGTCGGTTCAGCTGCTCCGGATTTCACCCTGAACGACTACAACAAGCAGCCGGTCACGCTGTCGTCGTTCCAGGGCGACAAGCCGGTCCTGCTGGTCTTCTACCCGTTCGCGTTCAGCGGGATCTGCCAGGGCGAGCTCTGCCAGCTGCGCGACGAGTTCGCCGAGTACGACGGCCAGGGCGTGCAGGTGCTCGGTGTGTCGGTGGACACACCCTTCTCGCTCAAGGCGTGGGCCGAGCAGCAGGGCTACCAGTTCCCGCTGCTGTCGGACTTCTGGCCGCACGGTGAGGTCGCCAAGCTCTACGGCGTGTTCAACGAGGGCGCCGGGCTGGCCAACCGGGGCACCTTCCTGATCGACAAGGGCGGCGTGGTGCGCTACGCCGAGGTCAACCAGCCGGGCGAGCCGCGCGACCAGCTCGCCTGGAAGCGAGCGGTGGCCGAGCTGCCCGAATGA
- a CDS encoding SAM-dependent methyltransferase codes for MERDLISRLAHADHPIAAPLGDAAVTALLERALPRGDERLLDLGCGGGEWLLRALALAPGATAEGVDVSEAALDHARREGARRGLAERLTLHQTDAAGFVPGQPADVVFCVGATHAFGGLRQALAATRKVLAPGGRVVVGEGYWEREPSAAAVEVLGDLADLPTTVDTITADGWVPLYGHLSTRHELDDYEWNWTGSLAARSLDQPDVLAIAAAHRDEWLRGYRDCFGFATLLLAPLN; via the coding sequence GTGGAACGTGACTTGATCTCGCGCCTCGCGCATGCCGACCATCCCATTGCCGCGCCCCTCGGGGACGCCGCGGTGACCGCCCTGCTGGAGCGGGCCCTGCCGCGCGGGGACGAGCGGCTCCTCGACCTCGGGTGCGGTGGCGGGGAGTGGCTGCTGCGCGCCCTGGCGCTGGCGCCAGGCGCCACGGCGGAAGGCGTGGACGTCTCCGAAGCGGCCCTCGACCACGCCCGCCGGGAGGGCGCGCGCCGTGGTCTCGCCGAGCGGCTCACGCTCCACCAGACCGACGCGGCCGGCTTCGTCCCCGGACAACCCGCCGACGTCGTGTTCTGCGTCGGCGCCACCCACGCCTTCGGCGGCCTCCGGCAGGCGCTCGCGGCGACCCGGAAGGTCCTCGCGCCCGGCGGGCGGGTCGTCGTCGGCGAGGGATACTGGGAACGCGAACCGAGCGCGGCGGCCGTCGAGGTCCTCGGTGACCTCGCGGACCTCCCCACCACGGTCGACACGATCACCGCCGACGGCTGGGTGCCGCTCTACGGTCACCTCAGCACGCGCCACGAGCTGGACGACTACGAGTGGAACTGGACCGGCTCACTCGCCGCCCGCAGCCTCGACCAGCCCGACGTGCTCGCCATCGCCGCCGCCCACCGGGACGAGTGGCTGCGTGGCTACCGGGACTGCTTCGGCTTCGCCACGCTGCTCCTCGCGCCCCTCAACTGA
- a CDS encoding ADP-ribosylglycohydrolase family protein, producing the protein MAALAGLAIGDALGMPTEGLSPAEITPVTGFAAARGLPAGGVTDDTQQAMIVAQLLVSGGGRIDPHGLADALLEWERDLRSRGIRGLLGPSTRAALTAVAAGEALEEAGKYGTTNGAAMRIAPVGIANPADLDVLVDSVVEASWVTHNTGVALAGAAAVAAAVSAGVGGASLSEAIDFAVEAAERAAKRGNWVAAGDVAARIRWSRTMDPADVPALIGTSVATQESVPAAFAVLRHAEDPWQACCTAASLGGDTDTIAAIAGAIAGACTGAGAFPDEAVRTVTEVNDLPLPELADDLLKLRARTR; encoded by the coding sequence GTGGCGGCTCTGGCGGGTCTGGCCATCGGGGATGCGCTCGGTATGCCCACAGAAGGACTGTCACCGGCGGAAATCACGCCTGTCACGGGCTTCGCGGCGGCGCGGGGGTTGCCTGCGGGCGGTGTCACCGATGACACCCAGCAGGCGATGATCGTCGCACAGTTGCTGGTCTCCGGGGGTGGGCGGATCGACCCCCACGGGCTCGCCGATGCGCTCCTGGAGTGGGAGCGGGACCTGCGCAGCCGCGGCATTCGGGGGTTGCTCGGGCCGTCCACGCGCGCCGCTCTCACGGCCGTCGCCGCGGGGGAAGCGCTTGAGGAGGCCGGCAAGTACGGCACCACGAACGGTGCGGCCATGCGCATCGCCCCGGTGGGGATCGCGAATCCGGCCGACCTCGACGTGCTCGTGGACAGCGTGGTCGAGGCCAGTTGGGTCACCCACAACACGGGCGTCGCCCTCGCGGGGGCTGCCGCGGTCGCCGCCGCAGTGAGTGCGGGCGTCGGTGGGGCGAGCCTGTCCGAGGCGATCGACTTCGCCGTCGAGGCGGCGGAACGAGCCGCCAAGCGGGGGAACTGGGTCGCGGCCGGGGACGTCGCCGCGCGGATCCGCTGGAGCCGCACCATGGATCCGGCCGACGTGCCCGCGCTGATCGGCACGAGCGTCGCTACCCAGGAGTCGGTGCCCGCCGCGTTCGCGGTGCTCCGCCACGCGGAGGACCCGTGGCAGGCCTGTTGCACGGCGGCGAGCCTCGGCGGCGACACGGACACCATCGCGGCCATCGCCGGCGCGATCGCGGGCGCCTGCACCGGCGCGGGCGCATTCCCGGACGAAGCCGTTCGCACGGTGACCGAGGTCAACGACCTTCCGCTGCCGGAACTCGCCGACGATCTGCTGAAACTGCGCGCCAGAACCCGATGA
- a CDS encoding alpha/beta fold hydrolase, with product MTTLESPVRNVMLETDRGRFAACRAGSGEPVVLVGGYLGSKEDFAPLLPLLAAAGYAAWAVDHHGQHESPGSDDPSAYTLSAMAQDLLAVIGEVGEGEPAHVVAHCAGAAVAHAAAVALPRAVRSFAPLGSLLTGSEKETAFLTWCADAVAAEGAAGLRNLVDHWVRTDPDRADLMRTRLSTTRTGHLVGFARLLCGPRAGVGELAGSGVPLLFVHGVDDEFTGSPEEYQRTAHRFGRDAVAVEGAGHCVQLDRPQETAEALIGFWRAVSADRRRVPAAEGR from the coding sequence GTGACGACACTGGAGAGCCCGGTCCGAAACGTCATGCTGGAGACCGACCGCGGCCGGTTCGCCGCCTGCCGGGCCGGGTCCGGCGAGCCCGTCGTCCTGGTGGGCGGGTACCTGGGGTCCAAAGAGGACTTCGCACCGCTGTTGCCGCTGCTGGCCGCCGCCGGGTACGCGGCCTGGGCGGTCGACCACCACGGTCAGCACGAAAGCCCGGGCTCGGACGATCCGAGCGCGTACACGTTGTCCGCGATGGCGCAGGACTTGCTGGCGGTGATCGGCGAGGTCGGCGAGGGGGAGCCGGCGCACGTGGTGGCGCACTGCGCGGGCGCCGCGGTCGCGCACGCCGCCGCCGTCGCCCTGCCGCGGGCGGTGCGCAGTTTCGCGCCGCTGGGCAGCCTGCTGACCGGTTCGGAGAAGGAGACGGCGTTCCTCACCTGGTGCGCGGACGCGGTCGCCGCGGAGGGAGCCGCGGGCCTGCGCAACCTGGTCGACCACTGGGTCCGCACGGATCCGGACCGGGCGGATCTGATGCGGACCCGGTTGTCGACCACGCGGACCGGTCACCTCGTCGGGTTCGCGCGGCTGCTGTGCGGGCCGCGGGCGGGGGTCGGCGAGCTGGCCGGTTCCGGGGTGCCGTTGTTGTTCGTGCATGGCGTGGACGACGAGTTCACCGGTTCGCCCGAGGAGTACCAGCGGACGGCCCACCGGTTCGGGCGGGACGCGGTCGCCGTCGAGGGCGCTGGCCATTGCGTGCAGCTGGACCGTCCACAGGAGACGGCCGAGGCGCTCATCGGGTTCTGGCGCGCAGTTTCAGCAGATCGTCGGCGAGTTCCGGCAGCGGAAGGTCGTTGA
- a CDS encoding macrolide family glycosyltransferase: MKHALFVNVADHGHVNPTLAVVSELVSRGWRVSYAVGADFVPQVRASGAEPVVLPDVRDGSPPPEDLMAGVAMYHRDAEAALPVLEALDEAPDVVAYDFVAFAGKVLARKLGLPMVQLSPTHALFPGWERIAFGVENLSDLPVYQRFQRFLDANGLGCSVEEFQAVDDPKVVFVPRAFQISPDLLGPEHTFAGPALGDRSFQGSWRPPVGQPVLLVSLGSCFTDQPDFFRACLDLAAGLGWHTVMAIGRHVDPASLGPVPDGVEIAPMVPQLDVLAAASAFVTHAGMGSLLEALYHGVPMVAVPQMAEQRLNAARLAELGLGVTLDRAEVSAQTLHNAVLRVSSDAGIAANVAGMREIVRACGGAAEAADVIEKASVREGAAL; this comes from the coding sequence GTGAAGCACGCGCTGTTCGTCAACGTCGCCGACCACGGGCACGTCAACCCGACGCTGGCCGTGGTGTCGGAGCTGGTGTCGCGCGGCTGGCGGGTGAGCTACGCGGTCGGCGCGGACTTCGTCCCGCAGGTGCGCGCGTCCGGTGCGGAACCGGTGGTGCTGCCGGATGTCCGGGACGGCAGCCCGCCGCCGGAGGACCTGATGGCGGGCGTGGCGATGTACCACCGGGACGCCGAGGCCGCGCTGCCCGTGCTGGAAGCCCTCGACGAGGCGCCCGACGTGGTGGCCTACGACTTCGTCGCGTTCGCGGGCAAGGTCCTGGCGCGCAAGCTCGGCTTGCCGATGGTGCAGCTGTCGCCGACGCACGCGTTGTTCCCCGGCTGGGAGCGGATCGCGTTCGGCGTCGAGAACCTCTCGGACCTGCCGGTGTACCAACGGTTCCAGCGGTTTCTCGACGCCAACGGCCTTGGCTGTTCGGTCGAGGAGTTCCAGGCGGTGGACGACCCGAAGGTGGTGTTCGTGCCGCGGGCGTTCCAGATTTCGCCGGACCTGCTCGGGCCGGAGCACACCTTCGCCGGTCCCGCGCTCGGCGACCGGTCGTTCCAGGGGTCGTGGCGGCCACCGGTGGGGCAACCGGTGCTGCTGGTCTCGCTCGGGTCGTGTTTCACCGACCAGCCGGACTTCTTCCGGGCCTGCCTCGACCTGGCCGCGGGCTTGGGCTGGCATACCGTGATGGCGATCGGTCGGCACGTCGATCCGGCGTCGCTGGGGCCGGTTCCGGACGGTGTCGAGATCGCCCCGATGGTGCCGCAGCTCGACGTGCTGGCCGCCGCGTCGGCGTTCGTCACGCACGCCGGGATGGGCAGCCTGCTGGAGGCGCTGTACCACGGGGTGCCGATGGTCGCGGTCCCGCAGATGGCCGAGCAGCGGCTGAACGCGGCGCGTCTCGCCGAACTCGGACTGGGCGTGACGCTCGACCGTGCGGAGGTGTCGGCGCAGACGCTGCACAACGCCGTGCTGCGGGTGTCGTCGGATGCCGGCATCGCAGCGAACGTGGCGGGCATGCGGGAAATCGTGCGGGCCTGCGGTGGGGCGGCGGAGGCCGCGGACGTGATCGAAAAGGCCTCGGTCCGGGAAGGTGCCGCGCTGTGA
- a CDS encoding alpha/beta fold hydrolase, whose product MTATTTRQETVPLTFGGFDFAGRIVRGGGRLAPIVLVGGAFQHKDAWGRVERDLLRHADVITVDLPGWGAADRLPPGYGVDFLAGALGHLLDHVAPEPVHVVGASYGSGVAHRWAQLRPERVRRLLLVGTMTHVTGRLRRRIARSVELAEQGRHAEFTAEVLDLMLSRAPGIRRQAAVRRCLNSLVGAMTDADVAKYLDNTRRLLDHPGDDGRVLPVPVLVTTGEHDPLTTPVLSRAAAARCADARFTVIHGADHLVHLERPAEVVDLALRFFAGEPLSGLPYCTPVEHVVCGVAR is encoded by the coding sequence GTGACGGCAACGACCACCCGGCAGGAAACCGTCCCGCTCACGTTCGGCGGATTCGACTTCGCGGGCCGCATCGTTCGCGGGGGCGGCAGACTCGCGCCGATCGTCCTGGTGGGCGGCGCCTTCCAGCACAAGGACGCGTGGGGCCGGGTGGAACGCGATCTGCTCCGGCACGCCGACGTGATCACGGTCGACCTGCCCGGCTGGGGCGCGGCGGACCGGCTGCCGCCCGGCTACGGCGTGGACTTCCTCGCCGGCGCGCTCGGCCACCTGCTCGACCACGTCGCGCCGGAGCCGGTGCACGTCGTCGGCGCCTCCTACGGCAGCGGGGTCGCCCACCGGTGGGCGCAGCTGCGTCCCGAACGGGTGCGCCGCCTGCTGCTCGTCGGCACGATGACGCACGTGACCGGTCGGCTGCGCCGCCGCATCGCCCGCAGCGTGGAACTGGCCGAGCAGGGCAGGCACGCGGAGTTCACCGCCGAGGTGCTGGACCTGATGCTGAGCCGCGCACCGGGCATCCGGCGGCAGGCCGCGGTCCGCCGGTGCCTCAACAGCCTGGTGGGCGCGATGACCGACGCCGACGTCGCCAAGTACCTGGACAACACGCGGCGGCTGCTCGACCACCCCGGCGACGACGGCCGGGTCCTGCCCGTCCCCGTGCTGGTCACGACCGGGGAGCACGATCCGCTGACCACGCCGGTGTTGAGCCGGGCAGCCGCGGCCCGGTGCGCCGACGCCCGCTTCACCGTGATCCACGGCGCCGACCACCTCGTGCACCTGGAGCGGCCGGCCGAGGTGGTGGACCTCGCGTTGCGGTTCTTCGCCGGCGAGCCGCTGTCCGGTCTGCCGTACTGCACCCCGGTCGAGCACGTGGTCTGCGGGGTGGCGCGGTGA
- a CDS encoding IclR family transcriptional regulator translates to MTAAGRLLAVLDAFTPGRSLLTLSEISRRAGLSLTTAHRLAGELVNWGALERDDDGRYRIGLHLLELAALAPRGLELRELAQPFLEDLFHSTRAHVHLAVRDGHEVVYVETLRARGTVTVLSRLGQRWPLHATGTGLALLAHAGREVQEQVLEAPLKRFTHKTITDARELRRVLAEVRRTGVAVAEEQLTLEAVAIAAPIRGAGDEVVAALGLVVHVDECDPRALVPVMTAAARGISRALGAPSAADVRGVVRGR, encoded by the coding sequence ATGACGGCGGCGGGACGGCTGCTCGCCGTGCTCGACGCGTTCACGCCGGGCCGCAGCCTGCTCACGTTGAGCGAAATCAGCCGCCGGGCCGGGCTTTCGCTGACGACCGCGCACCGGCTCGCCGGCGAGCTGGTGAACTGGGGCGCGCTCGAACGCGACGACGACGGCCGCTACCGGATCGGGCTGCACCTGCTGGAGCTGGCCGCGCTCGCGCCCCGCGGGCTGGAACTGCGCGAACTGGCGCAGCCGTTCCTGGAGGACCTGTTCCACTCCACGCGCGCGCATGTGCACCTGGCGGTGCGGGACGGGCATGAGGTGGTGTACGTCGAGACGCTGCGGGCGCGCGGCACGGTGACGGTGCTGAGCCGGCTTGGGCAGCGGTGGCCGTTGCACGCCACGGGGACCGGGCTCGCGCTGCTCGCCCACGCGGGGCGCGAGGTGCAGGAGCAGGTGCTGGAGGCGCCGCTGAAGCGCTTCACGCACAAGACGATCACCGACGCGCGGGAGCTGCGGCGGGTGCTGGCGGAGGTGCGGCGCACCGGGGTCGCGGTGGCGGAGGAGCAGCTGACGCTGGAGGCGGTGGCGATCGCGGCGCCGATCCGCGGCGCCGGTGACGAGGTGGTCGCCGCGCTGGGTCTGGTGGTGCACGTGGACGAGTGCGACCCGAGGGCCCTGGTCCCGGTGATGACCGCCGCGGCGCGGGGGATCTCGCGTGCGCTGGGCGCACCGTCGGCCGCGGACGTGCGGGGCGTGGTGCGCGGGCGGTGA